In the genome of Clostridia bacterium, one region contains:
- a CDS encoding PEP-utilizing enzyme: MKLICQGKSVTQGTAVGSVIAVTDVDSALENTNKNTILLLDNSDPIYCLLIMKAGGVIIKEGGVLAHTCLLAMEIGIPCITQVGHETVINNGQTVYLDAGAGNVYEC; the protein is encoded by the coding sequence ATGAAACTGATATGCCAAGGCAAGTCAGTAACCCAAGGTACTGCAGTAGGCTCCGTTATTGCTGTTACCGATGTCGATTCAGCTCTTGAAAACACAAATAAAAATACAATACTCTTATTAGACAACAGTGATCCGATATATTGCCTTCTCATAATGAAAGCAGGAGGTGTGATTATCAAGGAAGGTGGTGTTCTGGCACATACATGCCTGCTTGCGATGGAAATTGGGATACCATGTATTACTCAGGTTGGGCATGAGACAGTAATCAATAACGGACAGACTGTTTATCTGGATGCAGGTGCCGGCAATGTGTATGAGTGTTAA
- a CDS encoding U32 family peptidase, which produces MDGLKPKLSIGFNGKVDDLRQIIATGDNIESVYSGGLRNIIAGGRPQYADSLTEISQCISLAHQNGIHYEIALNAPCGLHDKSDTGWWTQIEDYLLTLEELGADRIVASHPFLISLVKKKTHMEAVVSTICEITEARMAKYYEDMGADIIIPSMNINYRLEKLIEMKHSLKNAKMRIMVNEHCLGDCPWRRFHHSHYAHSNTEHDYHANCKRKFLEEPYLCLTNNAIRPEDLIRYHQITDNFKIVGRLVSISCLIDRINAYSTQKYNGNFVFLQDENLSEYIYVSNKELNDLFDRKRKCKFNCSECNACKYLYEKASVLSNNIIC; this is translated from the coding sequence ATGGACGGATTAAAACCAAAATTATCTATAGGATTCAATGGTAAAGTTGATGATCTAAGGCAGATAATTGCCACTGGGGATAATATTGAAAGTGTCTACTCCGGCGGTCTCCGAAATATTATCGCAGGAGGGCGCCCTCAGTATGCCGATAGCTTGACTGAGATATCCCAATGTATTTCTTTAGCTCATCAAAATGGTATACATTATGAAATTGCTTTAAATGCTCCATGCGGTTTACATGATAAATCAGATACCGGCTGGTGGACACAGATAGAGGATTATCTGCTTACCCTGGAAGAGCTGGGTGCAGATCGTATTGTTGCCAGTCATCCGTTCCTGATTTCATTGGTGAAGAAGAAAACACATATGGAAGCAGTTGTATCTACCATATGTGAAATTACAGAAGCAAGAATGGCAAAATATTACGAAGATATGGGAGCAGATATTATTATTCCATCAATGAATATTAATTACCGTTTAGAAAAGCTTATCGAAATGAAACATTCTCTTAAGAACGCCAAAATGCGCATAATGGTAAATGAACATTGTTTAGGGGATTGTCCATGGCGAAGATTCCATCATTCACATTATGCTCATTCAAACACTGAACATGATTATCATGCAAACTGCAAACGAAAATTCCTCGAAGAACCGTATCTCTGCCTAACAAACAATGCGATCAGACCAGAAGACTTGATCCGTTATCATCAGATTACAGATAATTTTAAAATAGTAGGCAGACTGGTGTCTATTTCATGTCTGATCGATAGGATCAATGCTTACAGTACTCAGAAATATAATGGGAATTTTGTTTTCCTGCAGGATGAAAACCTTTCCGAGTATATTTATGTTTCAAACAAGGAGCTAAACGATCTTTTCGACAGGAAGAGAAAATGTAAATTTAATTGTAGTGAATGCAACGCATGTAAGTACTTATATGAAAAAGCATCAGTGCTATCTAATAACATAATTTGCTGA
- a CDS encoding acyl-CoA dehydrogenase family protein: MKNYYEMSYKEIGIEFGRELRKPVKYTDHENHFRELWQRCRDFGIFQTTAEIFQNPDKVSCIMDLMYGIGAGLEMMSIMFSVNVHLWAFIDPVQHFAVPELKDPILKSFCNGAKIGGHAISENLAGSDVFSLETTYEETGDGYILNGSKNYVTNAPYADTYLIYARKKGTKGFRSISCFIVEKDTPGFCVGEAINKMGMHLSPMASLYMNNCFVEKQYLLGQKGQGMAVFNYTMSMERPLLLAFQVGIMEAQLTKNVDFCKQRKQGGRSIIENQSISNRIADMTVRFEASKLLLKEIADQIKDKKNTYYMSSVAKLFISESLVANSLDSMRNMGTLGYMTEYQNEQQLRDSLGSLFYSGTSDIQRNIISSMI; encoded by the coding sequence ATGAAAAACTATTATGAAATGAGTTATAAGGAAATTGGCATAGAGTTTGGACGTGAATTGCGTAAACCAGTTAAGTATACTGATCATGAAAACCATTTCAGAGAGTTGTGGCAACGATGCAGAGACTTTGGCATATTTCAGACTACTGCGGAAATATTTCAAAACCCTGACAAGGTCAGCTGCATTATGGACTTGATGTATGGAATAGGAGCCGGCTTGGAAATGATGAGTATAATGTTTTCTGTTAATGTTCATCTTTGGGCCTTCATCGATCCGGTACAACATTTTGCAGTTCCCGAATTAAAGGATCCCATACTAAAAAGCTTTTGTAACGGCGCCAAAATCGGTGGACATGCAATTTCGGAAAACCTTGCAGGTTCTGATGTGTTCAGCTTGGAAACAACCTACGAAGAAACCGGTGACGGATACATTCTCAATGGTTCCAAGAACTATGTAACAAATGCTCCATATGCGGATACATATCTCATATATGCCAGGAAAAAAGGTACTAAAGGATTCAGATCCATTAGTTGCTTTATTGTCGAAAAAGATACTCCGGGATTTTGTGTAGGTGAAGCAATCAATAAAATGGGCATGCACCTATCGCCTATGGCATCTCTCTATATGAATAACTGTTTCGTAGAGAAACAATATCTTCTTGGCCAGAAAGGACAGGGAATGGCGGTATTTAATTACACAATGTCCATGGAACGCCCGCTTTTGTTAGCTTTCCAAGTTGGTATCATGGAAGCACAGTTAACAAAAAATGTTGATTTCTGTAAACAGCGCAAGCAGGGGGGGCGGTCAATAATTGAAAATCAGTCAATTTCAAACAGGATTGCCGACATGACTGTAAGGTTTGAAGCTAGTAAATTACTTTTGAAGGAAATTGCTGATCAAATTAAAGACAAGAAAAACACCTATTATATGTCATCTGTTGCCAAGCTGTTTATTAGTGAGAGCCTAGTTGCTAATTCCCTGGACTCTATGAGAAATATGGGAACATTGGGATATATGACGGAATATCAAAATGAGCAGCAGCTAAGAGATAGTTTGGGTAGCTTATTTTATTCAGGTACTTCAGATATCCAGAGAAATATTATTTCGAGCATGATATGA
- a CDS encoding AMP-binding protein, producing the protein MLFSFLEDSAKKYPDKIVTEDKNGQICYKDLYKTSLSLGAHITAVAENDCQVIGILMDKSIDFLIAVFGILSVGKAYVPLDEGLPSERLEYIVKDAGIKCIITDQKNYDLSVGLCSKQILLDRRAISTEDISRRFKASPESIAYILYTSGSTGRPKGIIHTQHSAIAFISWAAQYFKVRETDVLSSHAPFHFDLSIFDIFASVYAGAKLCLLPKSISCFPSSLIKYIVSKKITIWYSVPYIIVNMFSDVHIDEYEINDLRTIIYAGESMSIENAKKIKDRLPQANLYNLYGPTETNVITYYNVDNQTWNRQDRQIPIGYSCPYANIKVMDEDGNEVNAGESGELCVISDSLMAGYVGADKLERTNQYYRTGDIVHIDENGLLIFHGRKDHMAKVNGFRVELGDIENNIRGYPDVIDCYAKIGRSQKRDQIIVTIEADPNLCVDSLVNYLKKCLPEYMLPDEYILCDKFERNSRGKIVRK; encoded by the coding sequence ATGCTTTTTTCTTTTCTGGAAGACAGTGCAAAAAAATATCCCGATAAAATTGTTACAGAGGACAAAAACGGGCAAATCTGCTATAAAGACTTATATAAAACCAGTCTGTCATTAGGTGCTCATATTACTGCTGTTGCTGAAAATGATTGTCAGGTCATCGGAATATTGATGGATAAATCAATTGATTTTCTGATAGCTGTATTCGGAATTCTATCAGTAGGCAAAGCATATGTTCCGCTGGACGAAGGTCTTCCTTCCGAGCGCCTGGAGTATATCGTAAAAGATGCTGGCATTAAGTGTATTATTACCGATCAGAAGAATTATGACTTATCTGTTGGCTTGTGCAGCAAACAGATTCTGTTAGACAGGCGCGCTATATCAACTGAAGATATTTCCAGACGGTTCAAAGCATCTCCCGAGTCTATCGCATACATACTTTACACTTCGGGCTCAACGGGCAGACCAAAAGGAATTATCCATACCCAGCACAGTGCGATAGCTTTTATTTCATGGGCTGCACAATATTTTAAGGTCAGAGAAACAGATGTATTATCTTCACATGCACCTTTTCATTTCGACCTTTCCATTTTCGATATTTTTGCATCGGTATACGCAGGTGCCAAACTATGTTTGCTGCCAAAATCTATTTCCTGTTTTCCATCTTCACTTATAAAGTATATTGTCTCAAAGAAAATAACCATCTGGTATTCTGTACCGTATATCATTGTTAATATGTTTTCTGATGTACATATTGATGAATATGAAATTAACGATTTAAGAACTATCATATATGCAGGGGAATCCATGTCTATTGAAAATGCAAAAAAAATAAAAGACCGGCTTCCTCAGGCTAATCTATACAACTTATATGGACCAACGGAAACAAATGTCATCACATACTATAATGTAGATAATCAGACATGGAACCGGCAAGACAGGCAGATTCCAATTGGTTATAGTTGCCCGTATGCAAACATCAAGGTGATGGATGAAGACGGTAATGAGGTAAACGCCGGTGAATCGGGTGAGCTATGCGTAATAAGTGATTCACTTATGGCGGGATATGTAGGCGCTGACAAGCTTGAGAGAACAAATCAGTACTACCGCACCGGAGATATTGTTCATATTGATGAAAATGGTTTATTAATATTCCATGGGCGGAAAGACCATATGGCGAAGGTCAACGGGTTCAGAGTGGAATTGGGAGATATTGAAAATAATATAAGAGGGTACCCGGACGTAATAGATTGCTATGCCAAAATAGGTAGAAGTCAAAAACGCGATCAAATAATAGTTACAATAGAAGCTGATCCAAATCTTTGTGTAGATTCACTTGTAAATTATTTAAAGAAATGCTTGCCTGAGTATATGTTGCCGGATGAATATATACTTTGTGACAAGTTTGAGAGAAATTCACGAGGAAAAATTGTTAGGAAGTGA
- a CDS encoding electron transfer flavoprotein subunit alpha/FixB family protein — protein MMFKSKVWAYCNFSNDAERDRSLSTLYKLQEVIKDNRFILEVISLGAERCAQDIPLQHLQALNVSRIYCATNSMLNGINNYFAYIEAMQLLLNKYTPQYLIFSGSQHNRIVAAQLATAMEAGLTAECSQYYVNTDHQIVQIRPTFEGNTYAHIISKSEIKMSTTLPTPYQGISISKNIGKIPEIEIIELSLTTSNQGIYINSAPILNTPDTKKLDKFDVIFAAGMGLGSKENVSKLRKLAQKHNAGFGASRPVVEMGWAERSDLIGMSGACVSPELYIAFGISGSLQHMEGMRNTAKIISINTDRNAPLHQICYSVILADAEDMLDYLLYGGESYESERIST, from the coding sequence ATGATGTTCAAGAGTAAAGTGTGGGCATACTGCAACTTTTCAAATGATGCTGAACGTGACAGATCTTTATCAACGCTATATAAATTGCAGGAGGTCATTAAGGATAACAGATTTATCCTGGAAGTAATATCGCTTGGAGCGGAACGGTGTGCCCAAGATATTCCGCTACAGCATTTGCAGGCTTTAAATGTATCCCGAATATACTGTGCAACCAATAGCATGCTTAATGGTATTAACAATTATTTTGCATATATTGAAGCAATGCAGCTTTTGCTTAATAAATATACCCCACAATACTTGATTTTTAGCGGCTCTCAACATAATCGGATAGTAGCAGCACAATTAGCTACCGCAATGGAAGCAGGATTAACTGCAGAGTGTTCTCAATATTATGTGAATACGGATCACCAAATAGTACAAATAAGACCTACGTTTGAGGGAAATACATATGCCCACATCATATCAAAAAGCGAAATAAAAATGTCAACTACACTGCCAACACCCTATCAAGGAATATCAATATCGAAAAATATTGGGAAAATTCCGGAAATTGAAATAATAGAACTGTCATTAACAACGTCAAATCAAGGTATCTACATTAATAGTGCTCCTATCTTAAACACTCCTGACACCAAAAAATTAGATAAGTTCGATGTGATATTCGCTGCTGGTATGGGTTTAGGCTCTAAGGAGAATGTAAGTAAGCTCAGAAAGCTGGCCCAAAAACATAATGCCGGATTTGGAGCTTCCAGACCTGTAGTAGAGATGGGATGGGCCGAACGGTCCGACCTTATTGGCATGTCAGGAGCATGTGTATCGCCTGAGCTATATATTGCTTTTGGCATATCAGGTTCATTACAACACATGGAAGGAATGAGAAATACAGCAAAGATCATTTCAATTAACACAGATAGAAACGCTCCACTGCATCAAATATGTTATTCAGTCATTTTAGCAGATGCTGAGGATATGCTTGATTATTTACTATATGGAGGGGAATCTTATGAATCAGAACGAATCAGTACTTAA
- a CDS encoding class I SAM-dependent methyltransferase has translation MNQNESVLKGYQDPDDYDEFLSAKSLKAKLLCRIAWGFKDFSHASDLLNGLSDDFDGSLLDVPAGSGLFTWKKYSRLKKAKITCVDYSPYMLEKASRVFKEASINNVEFVQGDVGNMQFEDESFDIVLSMNGFHVFPDKDVAFNEILRVLKQGGLFIGCSYVREVRKVTDKFVDGFFVPRCLFTPPFQTKQEFYDMLAKNYSKVEFETVGAVACYHCVK, from the coding sequence ATGAATCAGAACGAATCAGTACTTAAAGGATATCAAGATCCGGATGATTATGATGAATTTCTTTCTGCAAAATCATTGAAGGCAAAGCTTTTATGCAGAATTGCATGGGGGTTCAAAGACTTTTCACATGCTTCTGACTTACTGAATGGATTGTCAGATGATTTTGATGGCAGCCTTTTGGACGTTCCTGCAGGAAGCGGTTTATTTACATGGAAGAAGTATTCGCGCCTTAAAAAAGCGAAAATAACATGCGTAGACTATTCACCATATATGTTGGAAAAGGCGTCAAGGGTCTTTAAAGAAGCTTCAATAAATAATGTGGAGTTTGTACAAGGTGATGTAGGAAACATGCAATTTGAAGACGAATCATTTGACATTGTTCTTTCTATGAATGGATTTCATGTATTTCCTGATAAAGATGTGGCATTTAATGAAATTCTAAGAGTGCTTAAGCAGGGTGGCCTTTTTATTGGTTGTTCTTATGTGCGAGAAGTTAGAAAAGTTACAGATAAGTTTGTTGATGGTTTTTTTGTCCCACGATGTCTGTTTACTCCGCCATTCCAAACAAAGCAAGAATTTTATGATATGTTAGCTAAAAATTATTCGAAAGTTGAGTTCGAAACGGTTGGTGCAGTTGCTTGTTATCATTGTGTAAAATAG
- a CDS encoding epoxyqueuosine reductase, whose protein sequence is MKAVIQDFLLSHNVNIVRFVNIEGMDKVQSRGYKRAIWFAIPMSKEYIRRFNNYQCEDAEEFRKLEKETDAIADLLAEHIEKKGYSACSQSEESNTDNGAYMENTMVSLLPHKTIALLSGIGWIGKNNLLVTRDYGCALSTCTVLTNAPINISSEKTQIHDNLCGGCTKCQEFCNCFTGRAWNTDMSREEIMNVYDCARCLKCLMFCPWTKKH, encoded by the coding sequence ATGAAAGCTGTCATTCAAGATTTTCTGTTATCTCATAATGTAAATATAGTCAGATTCGTTAATATTGAAGGAATGGACAAAGTCCAATCGAGAGGATATAAAAGGGCTATTTGGTTTGCGATACCTATGTCAAAAGAATATATCAGGAGATTTAATAATTATCAATGTGAAGATGCAGAGGAATTTAGGAAACTTGAAAAAGAAACGGATGCAATTGCAGATTTGCTTGCTGAACATATTGAGAAAAAAGGATACTCTGCTTGTTCTCAATCAGAAGAAAGCAATACTGATAATGGTGCTTATATGGAAAACACTATGGTTTCATTGTTACCACACAAAACAATTGCGCTTTTAAGCGGGATTGGATGGATAGGAAAGAATAATCTTTTAGTTACCAGAGATTATGGATGTGCCTTAAGTACTTGTACAGTATTAACTAATGCACCAATCAATATCAGTTCTGAGAAAACTCAAATCCATGATAATCTTTGTGGTGGCTGCACTAAATGCCAGGAATTTTGCAATTGCTTTACAGGGAGAGCATGGAATACAGATATGTCCAGGGAAGAAATAATGAATGTTTATGATTGTGCAAGATGCTTAAAATGCCTTATGTTTTGTCCCTGGACAAAAAAGCATTAA
- the fabZ gene encoding 3-hydroxyacyl-ACP dehydratase FabZ, whose amino-acid sequence MMEFEEIKKVLKQRFPIIMVDRVLDMIPGQRIKAIKNITGNEIFFMGHFPQHYILPGVLVIEALAQAASIMISSIENDEYKKDEFLVLGTVNEMRFVEPVHPGYTLVMEINMIKAVENYFIVAGEAKIDDRVVAKGKLTFANTAIKG is encoded by the coding sequence ATGATGGAGTTTGAAGAAATAAAGAAGGTTCTAAAGCAGAGATTTCCCATTATTATGGTGGATCGGGTTTTAGATATGATACCAGGACAGAGAATAAAAGCTATTAAGAATATTACTGGAAATGAAATATTTTTTATGGGACATTTTCCGCAGCATTACATCCTGCCGGGTGTTTTAGTTATTGAGGCATTAGCCCAGGCAGCTTCTATAATGATTAGCAGTATTGAAAATGATGAATACAAAAAAGATGAGTTTCTGGTATTGGGTACTGTAAACGAAATGAGATTTGTAGAGCCTGTTCACCCTGGGTATACCTTGGTAATGGAGATAAATATGATTAAAGCAGTAGAAAATTATTTTATTGTAGCAGGAGAAGCAAAGATAGATGACAGGGTTGTTGCAAAGGGGAAACTTACTTTTGCAAATACGGCTATTAAAGGCTAA
- a CDS encoding aromatic amino acid ammonia-lyase, translating into MKLFIDGSSLTIEDVYQVSVNNLEVALSDDDGFRRKLSESREFLEDYIKRGYPVYGVTTGFGDSCHNQINHKKSEKLQHSLVSFHGIGLGNNFSREVGKASLLVRLNSNIRGYSAIRPVLAEKMLELINRDIIPVIPELGSVGASGDLTPLSYIAACLMGERKVYYKGMIVSTQEAFEEEGIKPIKLQAKEGLAIMNGTSVMTAISALNWRKAKKLANISDFLTGATIEVIGGNDVPYRKRVSEIKNHIGQIQSAEYIANVISDSRRVHRYEELLERLGTIEHNTYKKTEVKIQDRYSVRCSPQINGVMRDTLHFTKVLVENEINSSNDNPLIDVENEIIYNSGNFYGGHICAANDYLRIALANIADLSDKQVELLVDGKFNNLTENLTPNLAENDENKGLFHAFKAAQITVTALCSEINFISGPVSIHSRPTESLNQDKVSLGTISARKLSEAIDLLYLQYSIHLLAVVQAMDLIGVEQFGSISKKVYHEVRKFSKFVNEDRALDEEVTFIANYLKNSNLFD; encoded by the coding sequence ATGAAACTTTTTATTGATGGATCATCCTTAACAATCGAAGACGTTTACCAAGTTAGTGTTAATAACTTGGAAGTGGCTTTATCTGATGATGATGGATTTAGGCGGAAATTAAGCGAAAGCCGAGAATTTCTTGAGGACTACATTAAAAGGGGTTATCCCGTTTATGGAGTAACTACAGGCTTTGGTGATTCATGCCACAACCAGATAAATCACAAAAAATCCGAAAAGCTTCAACATTCGCTTGTTAGTTTTCACGGGATAGGTTTGGGAAATAATTTTTCTCGAGAGGTTGGGAAAGCATCATTACTTGTAAGGTTGAATTCAAACATAAGGGGATACTCAGCAATTAGGCCGGTTCTTGCTGAGAAAATGTTGGAATTAATAAATCGCGATATTATACCTGTTATCCCTGAATTAGGTTCAGTCGGTGCTTCAGGAGATCTTACACCTTTAAGCTATATTGCAGCTTGTTTGATGGGAGAAAGAAAAGTATATTACAAAGGTATGATTGTTTCTACTCAAGAAGCATTTGAAGAAGAAGGAATTAAGCCAATAAAGCTTCAGGCAAAAGAAGGACTTGCCATTATGAATGGTACAAGTGTCATGACAGCTATTTCAGCTCTGAATTGGAGAAAAGCAAAAAAACTGGCAAACATCTCAGACTTTTTGACAGGTGCAACTATTGAAGTCATAGGTGGAAATGATGTTCCATATAGAAAAAGGGTTTCAGAAATAAAAAATCATATAGGTCAAATACAGAGCGCTGAGTATATTGCAAATGTAATTTCAGACTCAAGAAGGGTGCATAGATACGAAGAACTACTTGAGAGACTTGGAACAATCGAACATAATACCTACAAAAAAACTGAAGTGAAAATCCAGGACAGGTATTCAGTGAGATGTTCTCCACAGATTAATGGAGTTATGAGGGATACTCTTCATTTTACAAAAGTTTTGGTAGAAAATGAAATAAACTCAAGCAATGATAACCCTCTCATAGATGTGGAAAATGAGATAATTTATAATAGCGGGAATTTCTATGGTGGACATATCTGCGCCGCAAATGATTATCTAAGAATAGCTCTAGCCAATATTGCCGATTTGTCTGACAAGCAAGTGGAATTGTTAGTGGATGGTAAATTCAATAATCTTACAGAAAATCTCACACCAAATCTTGCAGAGAATGATGAAAATAAAGGTTTATTCCATGCCTTTAAAGCTGCGCAGATTACTGTAACTGCATTGTGTTCGGAGATTAACTTTATATCCGGGCCGGTCAGCATTCACTCAAGACCGACAGAGTCACTAAATCAAGACAAGGTATCTTTAGGAACAATTTCAGCAAGAAAATTATCAGAAGCTATTGATCTTTTGTATCTCCAATATTCTATCCATCTGTTAGCTGTAGTTCAGGCGATGGATCTGATTGGAGTAGAGCAGTTTGGTTCAATATCAAAGAAGGTTTACCATGAAGTGAGAAAATTCTCTAAATTTGTAAATGAGGATAGAGCCCTTGATGAAGAGGTAACATTTATTGCAAATTATCTTAAAAATTCCAATTTATTTGATTAA